The Candidatus Woesearchaeota archaeon region ATCACGCTCCTAAAGAGAATATATTGACTGGTGATCTGGAAGGCATCATTATTTCAGGCGGGCAGTTCAGCGTTTATGACAAAGGATCTCCTCTTTGCCAAAAAGAAATTCTTAATGCAAATATCCCGATTCTGGGCATATGCTATGGCCAGCAATCAATTGCTCATCTTTTAGAAGGCAGGGTTGCATCAACAGAAAAAAGGGAATACGGCAGGACAAGAGTAAGGATTGTGAAAGAAAGCCCTCTTTTCAGAGAGATAGCTGATAAAGAAATTGATGTGTGGATGAGCCATGGCGATATTGTGGAAGTTCTACCGCCTGGAATTGAGACTGTCGCATTGTCGCAAAACAACCATATTGCAGCAATGCAGAATTGTGAGAAGGGAATTTATGCTGTTCAGTTTCATCCAGAAGTTGACCACACGCAGCATGGAAGAAAGATATTGAATAATTTCATAGACATATGCAATGCGCAAAGAACATGGGACCCTGAAAAAGAATATGACAGAATTGTTGCATATCTGGAAGAGAAGGTAAAAGGGAAAATCGGAGTCGGCGGTATAAGCGGAGGCGTTGATTCCTCAGCAGCATCTGTTTTATTAAGCAAAATTGCTGGAAGGGACTATCATCCAATATTCGTGGATAATGGATTGTTAAGGCTGAATGAAGCTGAGGAAGTAAGAAGAAGCCTTGAGCCATTTGAGTTAAATATAACGTATGTTGATGCCGGCGAGAGATTTCTTTCAAAATTAAAAGGCGTTGTTGACCCGGATGAAAAAAGAAAAATAATAGGCAATGAATTCATAGCTGTTTTTGAGGAAGAAGCAGGAAAGATTTCAGGAGTGACTTATCTCTTGCAGGGCACCCTCTATCCAGATGTTATAGAAAGCGTTCCTATATATGGGTCTTCTTCAAAAATAAAAAGGCACCATAATGTCGGAGGACTGCCAGAAAAAATGGGTTTGAAGGTTGTTGAGCCATTCAATCGCTTATTTAAAGACGAGGTAAGAAAGATAGCAGAAGATAAGCTTAAAATGCCAAAAGAAATTGTGTGGCGGCAGCCTTTCCCAGGCCCGGGATTGGCTGTGCGCATTATAGGAGAAATTACGCCTGGAAAATTGTCGATAGTGAGAAGAGCTGATGCTATCTTTATTGAAGAGCTGAAGAAAAGAGACCTTTATTACAAAATCAGCCAGGCATTTGCTGTTTTAACAGATACTAAATCAGTCGGGGTTATGGGAGATGCCGGCACTTATCAGGCCAATATTGGGCTGCGGGCTGTAGTAACAAAGGATTACATGACTGCGGATATTTATCATTTTGACTGGAACGATCTGCAAGCAATAACCAACAGGATCATTAATGAAGTCAAAGGCATCAATAATGTCGCTTATTATTTAGGCCAAAAGCCGCCTGCTACAATAGAATTGGAGTGATAAAAATGACACAAAAATTGGGCGAAGATTATGAAGAGAGAGAAGGAAAGTCTGTAGATGCTGCTAAAAGGGCAATTAAGAAGTCAAAAGCAAATTTGTCTTCGAGGCAGATTATAAAAGGGTTTTTTGCAGACCTATATCAGAGTCATGTTTATGAGAAGTACTTTTCTTTCTCAACCTGTGACAGTGTAGGCAGCAAATTAATGCTGGCTCATGCATCTGTGCAGTATCCTGAATTATCAGATCTTCTGCAAAAACAAAGAACAGCGTCAATTGCGGGAAAATTTGATACAGTCGCAATTGATGCTATTGCGATGAATGCTAATGACGCTGCGCCATGGGGAAGCGCATTTTTTGACCAGCTGACCAAATTTACAGCATGCCAGGCTGCTTATGAAGAAAAAGAGGTTTCAGGAGATGTTGAGCTTGGGCTTATAAAAGCAATGAAACTAGCAGATGTTTCTGACATTCTTGGGGTGCCTAAAATAAATCTCGGAAAATGTGAAACAGCATCCTTAGACGAAACAATAACAACAGTTGATGAAACTCATGGCTTTGAGCTGGTTTTTTCAGGTTTCGGGTTTATTAGCAGAAAGGATGTTTTCGAGAAAGGATTCACAGAAGAAGATGGATTCAGGTTTTCTATAAGGCCGAAGCAAATTATTGTTGGATTTGAGTCATCCGGCCTTCAGTCAAATGGCTATACTGCAGCAAGATTGAGGTCATTGAATGGAAGTTTTGAAAAAAGATACAAGTACAAAAAAGAGTATACTGGAAGATTTAACCTTGACGATAAAGTCCCTGGCTATGATGGAAAAACTTTTTTAGAAGTGCTGCTGGAGCCGACTATAATCTATTCAAGGGCAATGGCGAGGATTGCAAAAGAATTCCCCTATGTCATTGGCGTCAATATAACAGGAAACGGACTGGCTAATTTTAATAGGGCTGGCAAAAATGTGAAATATGTTATTGATAATCCAATCACGCCGCAGCCAATATTCAAATTATTTGAAGAAGAAGTGGAAAGGCAATTCAAAGAAGGAAAGATTCCAGAAAAAGCAAGGTATGATACAAAAAAACTATACCGAAAACTGAATATGGGAATGGGGTTTGCGTGCATCATAAATGGGAATGATGCTGATAAAGCAATTGAATTAGCTAAGCAAGAAGGGATCAAAGGCAAGATAATAGGTTATGTGGCTTCCGGCTCTGGCAATTTAAAAACAGCACTCATCCTGCCAGGAAAAAAGCCTGTTGTTTTTGAAGGTTATATGTGATTGAAGTCAAGGAGGAAAAAAATAATGGCGAGGTTAAATGTTATATTCGGCTCAATAAGCGATGAAGAAAAAGTTTTACCTGGTGTTGTAAGAGCAACAAAAAATATCCCGGAATTAGAAGTTGTAGTTCATTATGCTTCTGCCGATAATACGCCTGTTAAAGTT contains the following coding sequences:
- the guaA gene encoding glutamine-hydrolyzing GMP synthase, producing MIKIIDCGSQLTQNIARRIRELGVYTEIVPYHAPKENILTGDLEGIIISGGQFSVYDKGSPLCQKEILNANIPILGICYGQQSIAHLLEGRVASTEKREYGRTRVRIVKESPLFREIADKEIDVWMSHGDIVEVLPPGIETVALSQNNHIAAMQNCEKGIYAVQFHPEVDHTQHGRKILNNFIDICNAQRTWDPEKEYDRIVAYLEEKVKGKIGVGGISGGVDSSAASVLLSKIAGRDYHPIFVDNGLLRLNEAEEVRRSLEPFELNITYVDAGERFLSKLKGVVDPDEKRKIIGNEFIAVFEEEAGKISGVTYLLQGTLYPDVIESVPIYGSSSKIKRHHNVGGLPEKMGLKVVEPFNRLFKDEVRKIAEDKLKMPKEIVWRQPFPGPGLAVRIIGEITPGKLSIVRRADAIFIEELKKRDLYYKISQAFAVLTDTKSVGVMGDAGTYQANIGLRAVVTKDYMTADIYHFDWNDLQAITNRIINEVKGINNVAYYLGQKPPATIELE